The following proteins are co-located in the Pantanalinema sp. genome:
- the dusB gene encoding tRNA dihydrouridine synthase DusB produces the protein MLTIGSLKLESLAMLAPMAGVCDSPFKRVVRHFDTKSLLSTEIVNSDALLVGNREMLERIRLRPEESPAALQIAGHAPEPLARAAAIAQEAGADLIDINCGCPSPQLVKSGNGAALMKDPARVGALYSAVRKVTRVPMTVKMRLGWDVDSLTVFEIARIAQECGADAVWIHGRTAVQQYAGTADWDLIGQVKRSLRIPVIGNGDVFTPEDARARMARSGVDAIAIGRGAMGNPWIFRRVDHYLRTGELLPEPTLSERLAAARLQCRYLIEEIGERRGVLECRKHVTWYTKGLPDTAELKQAINAAQGAQEVYDALERYLHAQPDPDALPDPANVGQLVDAKWQRYR, from the coding sequence ATGCTCACGATCGGCTCGCTCAAGCTCGAAAGCCTCGCCATGCTCGCGCCCATGGCGGGGGTCTGCGACAGCCCGTTCAAGCGGGTGGTGCGGCACTTCGACACCAAGAGCCTGCTCTCGACCGAGATCGTCAACAGCGACGCCCTCTTGGTCGGCAACCGCGAGATGCTCGAGCGCATCCGGCTGCGGCCCGAGGAGAGCCCCGCCGCGCTCCAGATCGCGGGCCACGCCCCCGAGCCCCTCGCCAGGGCGGCCGCGATCGCGCAGGAGGCGGGTGCGGACCTGATCGACATCAACTGTGGCTGCCCCTCTCCGCAGCTGGTCAAGAGCGGTAACGGCGCGGCCCTCATGAAGGACCCCGCCAGGGTCGGCGCCCTCTACTCGGCCGTGCGCAAGGTCACCCGGGTCCCCATGACCGTCAAGATGCGCCTGGGCTGGGACGTGGACTCCCTGACCGTCTTCGAGATCGCCCGGATCGCCCAGGAGTGCGGCGCGGACGCGGTCTGGATCCACGGCCGCACCGCCGTCCAGCAGTACGCGGGCACCGCCGACTGGGACCTGATCGGCCAGGTCAAGCGCAGCCTCAGGATCCCGGTCATCGGCAACGGCGACGTCTTCACCCCCGAGGACGCCAGGGCGCGCATGGCGCGCTCCGGGGTGGATGCGATCGCCATCGGCCGCGGGGCCATGGGCAACCCCTGGATCTTCCGGCGGGTGGACCACTACCTGCGCACGGGCGAGCTTTTGCCAGAACCCACCCTGAGCGAGCGCCTCGCCGCGGCCCGGCTGCAATGCCGGTACCTGATCGAGGAGATCGGCGAGCGGCGCGGGGTGCTCGAGTGCCGCAAGCACGTGACGTGGTACACCAAGGGCCTACCCGACACCGCAGAGCTGAAGCAGGCCATCAACGCCGCCCAGGGCGCCCAGGAGGTGTACGACGCACTCGAGCGCTACCTACACGCGCAACCGGACCCCGATGCCCTGCCGGATCCGGCGAACGTGGGGCAACTCGTCGATGCCAAGTGGCAGCGGTACCGGTAG